The region ACTCGAACGCGACGTCGGCCTTGCGCCGGCGGATCCACGCGTGGATGCGACGGCCTTCGGCGGGGGCGTCCAGGATCTCCCGGCCCTTCTTCGTGTCCGGCCCGGTGCTGGTCTGGGAGCTCCACACCAGGACACCGTGGTCCTCGAAGCGGTCGTCGTAGTCCGCGCCCTCGGACCCTGCGGTCTTGTGCAGGGTGATGAACAGCACGACGTCGTCGCCCAGCGACACGTGGCCGCTGTTCCAGTTGCCGGGGTTGAAGGTCTGCCCGTACAGCGGCGGGATGTCCTGGCGTCGGAACGACGTGCCGATGTGCTCGGCCAGCGGGTTGACCTCCCGCTCGGCGACCTTGCGCACGTACTCGGCAACGACGCGCATGTCCCCGGTCGCCCGGATCGGGGCCACGACCGGGTTCGCCGACCGCAGCACGTACCCGGACCCGTCGCGGTCGAGGTCCTTCAGCGCCGCCGTCGGCCCTCCGCCGCCGTCGTACTCCACGAGCACCCGGTGCCCGACCAGGTCCGCGCGGGAGCGATCCCGCACCCAGCGCAGCAGGACGAGCTCCCCGTCGTTCACCGCGTCGGGACCCTCCGCCATCGACTCGCCCGACGCCACCGCCACGAACTCCCGCTCGGGGTCGTGCGCCTCCCCGAGCTGGTCCCGCAGCTCGATGTGCGCCGCCGCGGCGCTCCCGTCGATCGCCGCCGCGAACTGCCCGCACGCCACCTGGTAGTCGGGGTACAGCGGCAACACGTTGGGAGCGACCTGCGCGTCGACGCCGATCGGGCGCATGACCCACTGCCCGTCGGCCTCCTCCAGCACCACCCGGTGCCGGGTGCCGGGCAACCCCGCCGAGGGACCGAACCAGCCGCGCAACAAGCTGTGCAGGGCGTTGCCCTTCTCCCCAGGTCGCCGAGCGACGTTGAGGACGATCTTGACGAAGTCGCCCTCGTACTCCTCACCGCCGGCCAGGAACGGGGTCGTCCCCTGGGGGAGGGAGGGGTGCCGTGACCGGTCGAACCGCACGATCGGGTTGCCGTTGGCGTGGCTGACGGCGCACTCGATCACGCCGGACCCCTCGCGTGCCGGCTGGCGCCGGAGCAGGTACTCGCCGAGGCGCCACTCCACCAGCTCCGAGACCAGCGCGACGAAGGTCGGCCCGTCCTCCTCGGCGACGTCGAAGGTCGGCACGAACCGCTCGTCCTCCACCCGCCACCACGCCGCTCCGGCCGACAAGCCGCCGGTCCACGCGGTGACCGGGTTGGCCCGCCACATGCGGGCCCACTGCGAGGCAGGAGCGGCCACCGGGTCCGGCATGGACGTCGTCGTCGCGTCCGCCACCAGGCGCGGGTCGCGCACCACCAGGTCGTGGCTGGTCTGGGCGAGGCGGTCCAGCGGGGCGCCGGTCAGCAGCGCGCCGTCGTGGATCAACGCCCGGAGGAGCACGAACTTGTACGACCGCGTCATCGACGTCGTCATCAGCTCGTCGAAGAACGCGCGGTGCCGTCGCCAGACCCGTCCCTCCTCCGCCGTCAGCTGGCCGAGGCCGTCCACGAGTCCGAACCACCCGCCGTCGGTCGACCGGGCGCTCGCCGGGTTCAGCCCGGCCCGGAGCGCCTGCATCGCGGTCGCCCGCTCGCCGAACTCCTCGTGGTGGGTCTGCAGGTACTCCACCAGCGCCGACCCCGGACGGCGCCGCGCGTCCCGAGCCAGCTCCGCCAGCAGGTCGATGGCGTCGAGGGTCCAGTTCACCGAGCAGCCGGGGGGTAGTGGCCAGGCACCTCGCTCGATCGCCTCCTGGATGTCGCGGTTCGAGGGTGCCCCGGCCATGCCGAGGCCGAGCAACGTCCTCGGCTTGAGGAGGAACGACCGGTGGTTGCCGATGAAGTCGACGACGGTCAGCTGCTCCTTGCCCTCCTGCAGGCGGAGGCCGCGACCGAGCTGCTGGAGGAAGACCACAGGTGAGTCGGTGGGCCGGAGCATCAGCACCGTGTCGATCGACGGCAGGTCGAAGCCCTCGTTGAAGACGTCGACGGTGAAGAGGATGTCGAGCTCCCCTCGCTCGAGCCGCTCGACGGACTCCCGCCGGCCCGCGGACGTCGGTCCGCTGTGCACCGCGGCGGCTTGCAGGCCCTGCTCCGCCGCGTAGGCGGCCATGAAGTCCGCGTGGGTGGTGGTGACGCAGAACGCGAGGGTTCGCGTCCCTCGGCGGCGCTCCCACTCGGCCATCGCGTGCGCCGCCCGCTCCCGGGTCTCGATGGCGGCGGTCAGCTGGGCGGGATCGAACCGACCGTTCCGCCACGGGATCGGTGCGAAGTCGATGATGTCGCGGATCCCGTGGTAGGCGAAGGGGACCAGTTCATCGCGGTCGATGCCCTCGACCACGTTGCACTCGTAGACCAGGTTGTCGTCGCACAGCCCGAGCAGGTCGGCGCCGTCCATGCGCTCCGGCGTCGCGGTCAGGCCGAGAAGGAACGCGGGGGAGAAGTGGTCGATCACGTGGCGGTACGACCGCGCCGCGGCGTGGTGGAACTCGTCGACCACGACGTAGTCGAACTCGCGCGGGTCGAAGTCCTCCAGGTGGCGGACGAGGGTCTGGACGCTCGCGAACACCACGTTGGCGTGCCGTTCCCTCCGCTCCCCCATGTAGATGCCCAAGCTCTGGTCGGGCTGGACGCGGCGGAACACCTCCAGGCTCTGCCGCAGGATCTCGTCGCGGTGCGCGATGAACAGCACCCTGCGGAACGCCGGGCGGGCCGTGTCGAAGGCGGCGAGCCAGGTCTTGCCGAGGCCGGTGGCCATCACCACCAACCCGGCCCGGTGCCCGGCCGCACGAGTGGCCTCCAGCGCGAGGAGCGCTTCCTGCTGGATCGGACGAGGGGCGACGGGCTGGACGGGTGCCTCGGGCTCGTCGACGACCTCGGGGGCGACCGTGCCGGGACTGGCTGGTCGTTCGAGGGGCCGGCGATGGCGGTAGGCCTGCAACCACCCCTCGTCCAGCTCGAAGGTCCGGTCGTCGGCCCACAGCCGTTCGAAGGCCTCACGCATCGGCCCGGCGGTCGGCACGCCGAGGTTCCACTCGACGCCGCCGTCCAGTCCCGAGCGGCTGAGGTTGCTGCTGCCCACGAACGACATGGCCCGTTCCGATCGGCTGGACCAGAACAGGTAGCTCTTGGGGTGGAAGGCGACGACCGGGTCGCTGAAGATCTTGACGGCGACCCGGTCGGGCCACGTGGTGGTCAGGTCGAGCAGACGGGTCAACGCGTGGGGGTCGGTGTAGTTCAGGTAGTCGGTGGTCAGCACGCGGACCACGGCGCCGCCTTCGACGGCGTCGGTGAGCGGCGCCTCCACGATCGTCCAGCCAGAGCGCATGACGAAGCTGACGACCAGGTCGATGCGATCGAACGCGGGATCGCGCATGAGGCGGAGGAGGGGGGTGCCGAGCCCCTCGCTCCCGCCCTCGGTGAGGTGCGGCTCGCGGTCGTCGACGGGGAGGAGGTAGTTGCCCTTGTGCGGGATGACGTGCCGCACCCCGCCCCGCGGATCGGCGATGTCCCCGGCGTAGCGCGGGATCACGTGCACGTGGAGGTGCGGGACCGTCTGTCCCGCGGCATCGCCCACGTTGATCCCGATGTTGTAGCCATCCGGACGGTGCTGGGCGTCGAGGAGCTGACGGACCTCATCGACGAGGACGAGGATGTCCGCTTGCTCCTCGGGCGTGGCCTCCCACCACGTGGCGATCAGCCGACGGCTGACGACGAGCGCATGCCCGGGGCTGACGGGGTAGGTATCGGCGATCGCGAAGGCGCTCCGGTTCGCCACCAGCCAGGCGGGCGGCGGCACCTCGAAGAACGGGGACGAGGACCAGTCAGCCATGCAGCGGCTCGTCTACGGGCAGCGGCGACACACCGCGGTTGTCAGAGGTCCCATACGTGGTTCGGGTCGTTGAGGGCTTCCCGCAGCTTCGGCAGTTCACCTAGATCCGAGAGTGGAGAGCTCTTCGCGAGCTCCACGATGCCGTGCATGATCTGCGCGACCTGGCTGGAGTCGCCCGCCGCCGCAGCTACATCGAGCCGAGACCAGAGCTCGGCGAAGTTCTCGCGCCGTTCGCTGAACACCTTGTCGAAGTAGTCGGTCAAGACTCGTTCGGCGGTCTTGATCCGCTCCGTCTCGAGGGCCTGGTAGGCGTCGAGTTCGTGGCGGTGGCTGCGCTCGCGTTCGCGGAGCCCCAGGTACTCGTTGGTCGCTTCGACCACAGCCCACAAGGCGGAGATCGGATCGGAGGGCACAGCGGCGCCCATCGACTTCTCCTGGGCTCCGTCGCCCATGCTCAGCTCACCTGCCGATAGTTGATGACCAGTCGATGCGTCTCCTCGTTGAGAGTCCCGTCGTCAGCGAGCAGAGGGGTGTCGACCACCGCCTTCGTTGCAGTGGCGTACATGATGGCAGCGCTGAACAAGTCCGTGTGCACGTCCGGGTCGAAGTCCACGCCTTCCAGGCGGTCGAGTGCGTCGGTGGCTCGGTCGACGAGCGACCCGAGGACGTCCGACAGCTCGGTCACCCGTCGCCGGATCCCTCGGAGCTTGCTGCGCAAGACGCGTTGCTCCTCCGCGTTCAGCTCCAGCGAGACCCGGTACTCCGTGGCGGCGGTCAGAATCTTCTCCGCGTGACCGTTGAGTACCAGTCCCCCCACGAGCATCACCGGTCCCGCAACCGCGACGTTGAGGACCGCACTGCCTAGCGCGATGCCACCGCCTCCGGCTGCAAGCGATCCCCCGCCGAGCCATGCGAGGACCGCGTTCTGGGCCGCAGCCCCGCTCAGGCCCGAGATCGCCGTGCCCGTGCTGGCCGACGCCATGGCCGCGACAACGGATGGAACCCCCGTGTACACCGCTGCGCCGGTCCCAGCGGCCTTGATGGCTCCGCGCATGATGTCCGCGACCGGGGCGTTCCCCTGGAGCTCCTCGATCTCGCCAACGGTGACGCTGGTGTTGTCGATCAACGCCTGCAACGACCGCCGCACCTCTTGTCGATGCCGGATCAGGAACGCGACCATGCGGTCGACGACCACGTGGACAGCGTCAGCCTGCTGTGCACTGTAGGAACTGACCAGCACCTCGGTCGCGTCCGCTGCTCGATGCGTGAGCGCCGTGGCACGGTCGTACTTCGCCTTCGCATCGTCTGCGATCAGACGGGCTTCAGCGAGCTTCTGCCGTCCCCGGTACGCCGACCCCAAGCCGCCCGCTGATGCGATCGCACCGGCACCGGCGATCAGGGCAGGGATGAAGATCGGCATGTTGGTACCCCCTGGGTCGCGGGCGGCTCAAGCCGGGTAGCCCGCGGGCGAAGACGACATGCCGAGGCTACATGTCCGCCTCAGGCATCGGTCGTGACGCCAGGTCGACGGTTGCTTAGGCGGATCGCGCCGTGCACTCCAGCCATCACCGCTGGGAGGTCGATCGAGCAGCGCCACGAGGGAACGCGGAGGCCCGTCCAACTCATGCGCTTAGCCGGGCCTCGCGTCTGTGTGATCTCGGGGGCACCGATTCGTCTCCACCTCGTGTCCCACCCGTCTGCCATGATCCATGGCACGAGGTGATCAAGGGCGGCGAGGACCAGGTAGGCATGGCGGACCTCATCAGCAAGCACCTGCAGTCAGGTCGGTCCGCCGTGCGGGGGGAGACGAGGCAGTGGCAGCGATGAGCATCCGTGACCTCGAGGAGGCGTGGCGCACACGAGCTGAGGGGGTCTCTCTTCTCGCCGAGCTCGAGCTGGACCGTGATGAGATCGATCGCGCGCTTCGGCTCATCGGGCTGGAGTGGATGTCCTACTACCAGGCCGAAGCCGCGCGCAGGATCCGGGCCAGGTACCCAGCCGTGTTCGCGACCGCGCTCAGCGGGGCGGCGTCCATCCACTACGACGGTGGGTACTGGCCGCACGTCTTCCGGGCCGCCAACGTCGACGGGGACGGCAACATCGCTCAAGCCTGGGGACAGCTCTTCGAGGGTTGTCTCGACAGGCTCCACCTCACGACGTTCCCCGAGCTCGAAGGACAGCGGGTGCAGCGCTACCTCGCTCGGATACTCCTCCACGCAGGGGTGCCCATCTACTGCCTGGGGGACTGGTTCAAGGCCATCGACGACGAGGCCGGGCGACTCGGGAGCGACGACGCCGCAGCGATCGCGGAGCGCCTCGCCTACCGGGCTGCGACGGGTCGTCTGTACGTCGACGCACCCATCGTCCGCTTCGTCCAGCTCGGCGGCGCGTACACCGTCGACTTCTTGGACCGCTCGTTGGACCTCATGCGCGGGATACAGGCCGGGCTCGGTGCCCCCGATGGACTCGGGTTGCCTCAGCGCTTCATCGACGAAGCGTTCCGGGTCATCCAGAGCGACCGCACCACCCGGCAGCCCACCCGGGCGCGTGTCCCCCTCGCCCGGCCCACGCTCGCCTTCGATCCGTACGGCGTCGGGGTCCACATCATGTTGCCCAGCCTGCAGAGCGACACCCCGGTCATGTGGACCGTGCGCTTCGACGGCGACGAGCAGCAAGTGCTCGCACCGAGCAGCGCGGGCGACACCACCGAGTCGATCGATCTCCCTGTCCCGCCGAGGGTGGCGCGGATCGACGTCGACGGGCGCGGGCAGCGCACGCAGATCCGCGTGGCCGACGGCAGCTCGCCCCTGTTGCTCTTCGATGGCGATGGCAAGGCGCTGCCGATGTCCGGTCAGCTCCGGAGCCGAACGGTCTGGGCGCTGCACCCCTGCGACGTGGAGCTGCAAGACGCCGGGCATCACGTGGTCGAGCACCACACGACCGTCCACCGCTGGGCTGGGTGGTGCGCTGAGCTCCTCGACCTCAGTGACGCACAGGTCATCGGCCTCGCCGACGGCCGAACCCGGAGCATCGATCACGCCACCAAGCCCGAGCTGATCGGCCACGCCCTCTCCCACGTGACCACGGTCGACGGCGTTCCCGTGTACGCCGATCCGCCGCAGCTCCGCCTCCCCGTGTCGTCATCCGACATCACGTGGCGGCTACGGGTGGAATCCGATGCCGCGGTCGAGGTGCACGAGTTCGACGGCGGGCCGGTCCAGGAGATCGCCCTCGACGGCGACAGGGTCCAGGTGGGCCTCGTCGACCTGACCGTGCGCGGACCGTTGGGGCGGGGCCTGCGGACCCAGTTCGCGCTCGCGCCGGATCTCGAGGTCGCCATGATCCCGAGCTGGCGGTCGTTCACGCCCACCGGCCTCAGCCCCGCGACGGTCGTGATCACCCACCCGAGCGGCACGCAGACCCACACCGAGCTGAGCGGTGCCCAAGCCGAGACCCGAGAGGTGATCGAACTCCCGGGCGGGGCCTTGCCGGTGATCATCCGTCCGCCGGGGATGGCTTCGCAGCACATCCGCACCGGGCAGCCGATCCAGTGGAGCCACGCGACGCAGACCATCGCGACGGAGGAGCTGATCGACGATCCAGGTCAGCTCGTCGTCCGCTGCGACCCGTCCGTCCCGGCACCCACCCTCCACGTCACCGACGCGCACGGCACTCCGCTCCAGCGACTTGACGGCGTCGCCCGACGTGCCGGGGTCGTCGCCTACGACCTCGCGAAGATCAGCGACACGGTCGCGGCGGTGAAGGCGTGCCACCTCGTGCTCAGATCCGGTGGACGGCACGACGTCGTCGCCCAGGTCCGACCGGCCGCTCTGGCGGAGACCCTCACCGCTCGTCCGACCCACGACGCGTTGCAGATCACCACCACCGCGGACGGGGTGACCGCCGGGATCTACCAGCACCTGAACCCGACAGCGCCGCCCTCGACGCTGGTCGTACCGACCGGCGGCACGGTGCTCCTGCCAGCCGAGCTGATCCACGCCGGCCCCCTCCGCGTCCTCCTCCGCCTCGAGGATCCCTGGGTGCCCAAACCGTGGCCGCCGTTCCCCTTCCCCGGGCGCAACGTCGCGGACGTCGACCTACCCAACCCCACGACGGTCGATGACCCGATCTCTGCGCTCCTCCTCCACGGGACCCTCCCCGATGGCGACGCGACGGCCATCGACGACGTCGTAGCCGTGTACCCGCTGCTCGACAGGGTCGATCGCCGGCTGCCGGTCGACGCCGTCCGTCGATCGATCCGCCAGCGCGCAGAGGAGGATCCCGGTGCAGCGCTGCGAGCAGTCGGCGCCACGGTCACCTCGCCGGCCGAAGCGGGCACCACCGCGCTGGGTCTGGGGCTCCTCAGCGTCGACGTGGGCGGGTTCAACCCCGACGAGATCGAGGAGCTCGTCCTCCGATGGCCGCCACTCGGGGTGATCGCCGCCGCGCCGCACATCCGGCGCGAGGGCGCTGAGGGGTGGATGACGCAGCTCATCGCCGATGCGGTCGGGCCTGCGTTCACCGACGTCCTCTGCGGCGAGGGCACCGAGGTCATGCGTCGCCCACTCCTCGAGGAGCAAGGCCTGATCGAGATGCCCGATGATGTGCTGGACATGGTCTTCCGTGCAGCGGGCATCGTGCCGAGCCGCTTGCTGGAGGCCGATGCGCAGGCGTTGAGCGGTCGGAGGTTGCTCGGTCACCTGCGAGACCCCCGATCCCCCCTCGACCCGTTCCGAAACGAGTGGGAGAACATCGTCGGGGCCACGCTCGCAGCCGTCCTGGACGCGGAGGCCCCGGGCGTCCTGACCGCGGCGATCCGAAGTCGCGTCCAGGGCTCCGCCTGGCAAGCCGCGCCGGCGGCCTCCCTCGCCCTCGCAACTGTGCTCCGTCTGGATGCCAGGCGGGACACCGATGACCACCGCATGCGTGGAGGCTGGAGCCGTGCGTTGGGCCGGTTGACCCAGGCGGTCCCGCAACTGATCGCCGCAGACCTCGTCCTCGCCGAGGGTGCACTGCTCGCAGAGGAGATCTGACCGTGGACGCCATCCAGACCTCCGCGAAGGTGCGCGCTGCGTACCTGCGCTACCTCGAGACCCTCCTCCCGGTTCGCGACAGCGCCATCCAGGACGCCTTGGCCGCTGCGCTCAAGGCTGATGATGCCCTTGTCAGCGGGCCCTTCTTGGAAGCGACGCCGCCGTTCGCGGCTGGCAGCTCGCTGAAGGACCTCATCGAGGAGGGGCTGCTCCCTCCGTCATTGGAACGCCTCGACGTCCCCGGCGGGCTGCCGCTGACCAGGCCGCTGTACGTCCACCAGGAGCAATCACTGCGCAAGGCCCTCTTGGGACGGAACCTCGTCGTGGCCACCGGGACCGGGTCGGGGAAGACCGAGAGCTTCATGCTGCCGATCCTGGCCAGGCTCATGGCAGAGCAGGCGGCGGGCTCGTTGCAGACCCCAGGGGTTCGCGCGCTGCTGCTGTACCCGATGAACGCGCTGGCCAACGACCAGATGAAGCGTCTGCGCACGCTGTTGGCGGGCATGCCGGAGGTGACGTTCGGCCGGTACATCGGTGAGACCAAGAAGACCGACGAGCAGGCCCGCGACGCGTTCACCCAGCAGTTCCCCGGCGTGGAGCCGCCCCCCAACGAGCTGCTCTCCCGCGAAGCGATGCAGGCACGACCACCGCACCTGCTGATCACCAACTACGCGATGTTGGAGTACCTGCTGCTCCGACCGGCGGACACGGGACTGTTCGACGCCAACCCCGACTCCTGGCACGTCATCGTCCTCGACGAGGCCCACGTCTACGACGGCGCAAGCGGCATCGAGGTCGGGATGCTGCTCCGGAGGGTGAAGGATCGCGTCGCGCGAGGACGTGACCTGCAGTACCTGCTCACCAGCGCCACGGTCGGTGGCCGCGACGCCGGACCTGAGGTTGCGGAGTTCGCCGCCCACCTCACCGGCGCGTCGTTCAGCTACGGCGTCGATGACGTCGAGCAGGACGTCGTCTGGGCGACGCGACGACCGGTGGAGGTCGACGGTGCGTGGGGACCTCTACCTGATGAGGTCTACGCGACGGCGGCGGTGGCGGACGACCCGGAGCTGGCGCTCCGGCCTTACCTACCCGACGGCGCGCGATCGGCCGTTGCCGCCATGGCGGCCGAGTCGCGGCTGCTGGCGCTCCGCCAGACGCTGGCCGCAGGACCGGCCGCGGTTGACCGGCTCACCGAGCAGCTGTTCGGTGACCGGACGCGTGCGACCGATCTGGAACGGTTGGTCGCGTTGGGCTCTCGACTGTTGCACGAGGACGGGACGCCGCTGCTCTCCGCGCGCTACCACCTCTGGGCACGAGCGACCGAAGGTGCCTTCGTCTGCCTCGACCCGAGCGGTCCGCACGTCTGGCTCACCCGCCACGAGACGTGTCCGAGCTGCGAAGGTGCATGCGCCGAGCTGGGTGTGTGCAAGCGCTGCAACGCGACCTACTTGGTCGGCAGCACCACTCGTCGGGACGGGGACGTCTACCTCGTGCCGCGCCAGGCGCGGCAAAAGACCCCATCGTGGTTCATCCTCTCCGAGGCAGCGCAGATCGCGCCCCTCGCCGACGAGGACGACGAGACGCTCGAACGGATCGACGCGGCCTTGGGTGAGCTGTCCGGCCACTGGTGGTGCAGCCGGTGCGGACGGCTCCACGACGAAGAGCCGGTGTCGTGCGCCTGTGGTGGTCGAAGCCTTCGCCACGTCCTGCAGGCACCCAGGGATGGTCGGTCGTGCGCGCTCTGCGGTGGGCGCAGCAACGCCGGGCAGATCAGGTTGTTCGAATCGGGGCGCGACGCGGCGGTGGCAGTCCTCGCCACCGAGCTGTACCAGCAGCTCCCGGAGGATCCATCGGTCGCCGACCCCGGTGCCGGGCGCAAGTTGCTGCTGTTCGCCGACTCACGGCAGGACGCGGCCTACTTCGCGCCGTACCTGGAGGGGTCGTACGAGCAGCTCATCCGCCGGACCTGCCTCCTGTCGGGACTCGAGGTGGCGACGCGGTACGACGACGAGGTGGACTGCGAGGAGGTGATCCGGGCAGCTCGGAAGGTCGCGGAGGACCACGAGTTCTTCCACTGGAACGCCACATCCGGCGACAAGCTGCGACGGGTGGGGACGTGGTTGCAGGCTGAGCTGATCCCCGTGGTGTCGACGACCAGCCTGGAGGGGCTCGGCTTGCTCGCGATCGACGTCAACCGGCACCCCGCCTGGCAGGTCCCTGCGCCGCTCCTGGCTCTCGGCCTCGACGAACGCGAGGCCTGGGACTTGATCTTCGAGCTGCTCCGCACGCTGCGGGACCAAGGTGCGCTCACCGCACCCGACGGCGTCGATCCCGACGACGACCTCTTCGAACCGCGCAAGGGACCCATCTACGTGCGTGGGACAGGACCCAACTCCGCACGACGCATCCTCTCCTGGATGCCGGGGCGGGGCATCAACCGCCGGCTCGACTACCTCCGGAAGGTGATGGCTGCGCTCGGACACGCCGACGCGCCCGCGGAACCGATCCTGGAGGGGTTGTGGCGCTGGCTCGTCGACGGGGAGCCGACGTTGCTCAGCCCACGACAGCACAAGGTCGAAGGCCCGGTGCAGCAGGTCAACCACGAGCTCCTCCGACTCCGCCAGGTCACCGACACCGCACCGGTCTACCGGTGCGCCACCTGTCGCAAGCTCGCCCCTCGTGCCGTTCGCGGGGTGTGCTCGACCTACGGGTGCGGGGGCCGGTTGGACTCGTGGTCACCACCAGCCGCCACAGCCGACGCCCACCACTACCGCACCCTTGCGCGAGGCCTGACGCCGATCCCGCTGAGCGTGCGCGAGCACACCGCCCAGTGGGCGCCAGCAGAGGCAGCCCGCATCCAGCAAGAGTTCGTCGATGGGAAGGTGAACGCCCTGTCGTGCTCGACCACCTTCGAACTCGGGGTGGATGTGGGCGAGCTCGAGTCCGTCATCCTGCGGAACGTCCCGCCTCGGACCTCCAACTACCTGCAACGTGCAGGACGCGCTGGCCGTCGAGCCTCCTCCGCCGCCCTGGTGCTCACCTACGCCCAGCAGCGCTCACACGACCTGACCTTCTACCGCGACCCGACCACCATGATCGCGGGTCGGATCCAACCCCCACACGTCGCGGTGACGAACCCGCGGATCGCCGAGCGCCACGCGTACTCCGTCGCCATCGCGGCCTTCCTGCGCCACGATGCCCAGGCGCACCCGACCCCGACGAAGGTGGGGGAGTTCTTCGCGCGGGACGGAGGGGACGCGCCCGCGGACCGCCTTGATGCCTACCTCCGCGACCTCCCGCTCGAGGTGGCCGACGCCATCCGTCACGTCGTGCCGCCGCCGTTGCAGGCTGATCTCGCCGCAGGCGAGGGGTGGATCGAGCGCATGCGTGCCCTGCTCGAGACGACCGGGACGCGGTTCCGTACCGAGGTGGAGGAGTACCAGCAGCTCGAGGAGGAGGCGTCGCGAGCAGGTCGGCACGGGGCCGCGGCCATGTACCAGCGTGTAGGTCGCACGCTCCGATCGCGGAACCTCTTCGCGACGTTGGGCAGTCACAACCTGCTCCCGAAGTACGGGTTCCCAGTGGACTCCGTCGAGCTCGCAACTGGCCACATCCCGGTGCCGGAGGCCGGCAAGCTCGCCCTCGATCGCGACCTGGGCTTGGCGATCAGCGACTACGCCCCGGGCAACGAGATCGTCGCCGGGGGGTGGCTGTGGAAGAGCGCCGGCGTCGCGAGACTGCCCAACCGCGACCTGGACTCCCGGCACTTCGCGAGCTGCGGATGTGGCTGGTACCGCGAGGAGATCGGATCGTTCGCGGTCGAGCAGTGCGAAGCCTGTGGTCGGAGCGGCGGGGAGGCGCCGAAGGTGCGCGTCTACCTGGTCCCGGAGTTCGGCTTCATCGCGGAGAAGACGGACAAGCCGAAGCGCCCGACGTCCCGTCCGGCGCGTTCGTACTCCGGCGATGTGTTCCTCACCGAGACGGCTGGTGCCGATGACCCCGCGGTGCTGCACCTACCAGGTGGGGTGGTGCGAGCCTTCACCCGCGAGCGACAACGCATGGTGGTGGTCAACAGTGGTCCGAACAGCGCGGGGTTCCTCATCTGCGACTGGTGCGGGACCGGTCAGGCCGTCGCCGGTCGGCGCCAGAGGACCCATCGCCATCCCCGAACGGGTCGTGAGTGCAGCGGAACGCTGAGCATGGTGTCGTTGGCGCACCGCTTCGAGACCGACGTGCTGGTCCTCGACGTCTCGGGTCCAGTGGACTACGTGAGCCACGATGTCTGGTGGTCCACCCTCTACGCCGTGATCGAGGCCGCGGCGACCACTCTGGAGATCAGTCGGGACGACCTCGACGGGACGCTCCAGGTCGCCGACGGCGTG is a window of Euzebya sp. DNA encoding:
- a CDS encoding DEAD/DEAH box helicase → MDAIQTSAKVRAAYLRYLETLLPVRDSAIQDALAAALKADDALVSGPFLEATPPFAAGSSLKDLIEEGLLPPSLERLDVPGGLPLTRPLYVHQEQSLRKALLGRNLVVATGTGSGKTESFMLPILARLMAEQAAGSLQTPGVRALLLYPMNALANDQMKRLRTLLAGMPEVTFGRYIGETKKTDEQARDAFTQQFPGVEPPPNELLSREAMQARPPHLLITNYAMLEYLLLRPADTGLFDANPDSWHVIVLDEAHVYDGASGIEVGMLLRRVKDRVARGRDLQYLLTSATVGGRDAGPEVAEFAAHLTGASFSYGVDDVEQDVVWATRRPVEVDGAWGPLPDEVYATAAVADDPELALRPYLPDGARSAVAAMAAESRLLALRQTLAAGPAAVDRLTEQLFGDRTRATDLERLVALGSRLLHEDGTPLLSARYHLWARATEGAFVCLDPSGPHVWLTRHETCPSCEGACAELGVCKRCNATYLVGSTTRRDGDVYLVPRQARQKTPSWFILSEAAQIAPLADEDDETLERIDAALGELSGHWWCSRCGRLHDEEPVSCACGGRSLRHVLQAPRDGRSCALCGGRSNAGQIRLFESGRDAAVAVLATELYQQLPEDPSVADPGAGRKLLLFADSRQDAAYFAPYLEGSYEQLIRRTCLLSGLEVATRYDDEVDCEEVIRAARKVAEDHEFFHWNATSGDKLRRVGTWLQAELIPVVSTTSLEGLGLLAIDVNRHPAWQVPAPLLALGLDEREAWDLIFELLRTLRDQGALTAPDGVDPDDDLFEPRKGPIYVRGTGPNSARRILSWMPGRGINRRLDYLRKVMAALGHADAPAEPILEGLWRWLVDGEPTLLSPRQHKVEGPVQQVNHELLRLRQVTDTAPVYRCATCRKLAPRAVRGVCSTYGCGGRLDSWSPPAATADAHHYRTLARGLTPIPLSVREHTAQWAPAEAARIQQEFVDGKVNALSCSTTFELGVDVGELESVILRNVPPRTSNYLQRAGRAGRRASSAALVLTYAQQRSHDLTFYRDPTTMIAGRIQPPHVAVTNPRIAERHAYSVAIAAFLRHDAQAHPTPTKVGEFFARDGGDAPADRLDAYLRDLPLEVADAIRHVVPPPLQADLAAGEGWIERMRALLETTGTRFRTEVEEYQQLEEEASRAGRHGAAAMYQRVGRTLRSRNLFATLGSHNLLPKYGFPVDSVELATGHIPVPEAGKLALDRDLGLAISDYAPGNEIVAGGWLWKSAGVARLPNRDLDSRHFASCGCGWYREEIGSFAVEQCEACGRSGGEAPKVRVYLVPEFGFIAEKTDKPKRPTSRPARSYSGDVFLTETAGADDPAVLHLPGGVVRAFTRERQRMVVVNSGPNSAGFLICDWCGTGQAVAGRRQRTHRHPRTGRECSGTLSMVSLAHRFETDVLVLDVSGPVDYVSHDVWWSTLYAVIEAAATTLEISRDDLDGTLQVADGVPRLVLYDNVPGGAGHVSRVYAQIEEVLHAAHRRVADCECGRETSCYRCLRGFRNQWRHDSLRRGPVADLFDRLLGDTSGRPEPAWRPVAGESLPQLDGRLVRARHRGEVIEGTLWIEQLEDRVLTVLLEGADGVREGPPAAFKVVEVTR